A single region of the Cyanobacteria bacterium FACHB-DQ100 genome encodes:
- a CDS encoding peptidoglycan-binding protein: protein MWNARLISGVVCGSVAIVTYAQAANAARSQDYSPAQFISVLNGLGYAVQLDAPITDPRVQQAIRDFQVQYALPVDGTLNNPTQDKAAEIVRSLQSGLNRAVKPSPQLPGSQFYGRQTEAAVKQFQEQNRLPITGTATLETRRRLNAILNDEDPLTPPTTPSTPTTPTIPAERSQLSIYTEPQIKAILAGFGYDINPQAPLSDPATVRAIRDLQRLYGLSETGAINRDTEEQLSRVMRNLRNNLKLILRSNFAIAQYYDAATRAAVEQFQSRYGLRVNGIASLAVRSRIDAEARRIRIGS from the coding sequence ATGTGGAACGCAAGGTTAATTTCCGGTGTGGTTTGTGGAAGTGTCGCGATCGTCACCTATGCTCAAGCCGCGAATGCAGCCCGATCGCAAGACTATTCCCCAGCACAATTTATCTCTGTGCTGAATGGACTGGGCTATGCGGTGCAGTTGGATGCTCCGATCACTGATCCACGGGTTCAGCAGGCGATTCGAGACTTTCAAGTTCAATACGCTTTACCTGTGGATGGAACGTTAAACAATCCCACGCAAGACAAAGCAGCGGAGATTGTGCGATCGCTGCAATCTGGCTTAAATCGTGCTGTAAAACCCTCTCCCCAACTTCCGGGAAGTCAGTTCTACGGCAGGCAAACTGAAGCAGCAGTCAAACAATTTCAGGAGCAAAATCGCTTACCTATCACGGGAACTGCAACGCTAGAAACACGGCGGCGATTAAATGCCATTCTCAACGATGAAGATCCTCTCACCCCTCCGACCACTCCCTCAACACCTACGACTCCTACGATTCCTGCTGAACGATCGCAGTTGAGCATCTACACTGAGCCTCAAATCAAAGCAATTTTGGCTGGGTTTGGGTATGACATTAATCCGCAAGCACCGCTCAGTGATCCCGCAACGGTGCGGGCAATCCGGGATCTTCAGAGACTGTATGGGCTTTCTGAAACGGGTGCGATTAATCGCGACACTGAAGAGCAGTTGTCTAGAGTCATGCGAAATCTACGCAACAATCTGAAGCTGATTTTGAGAAGTAACTTTGCGATCGCTCAATATTACGATGCTGCGACTCGTGCCGCAGTTGAACAATTTCAGTCTCGTTACGGCTTGAGAGTAAACGGAATTGCTAGCTTAGCCGTCCGCAGCCGAATTGATGCCGAGGCACGCAGAATCAGGATCGGGTCATAA
- a CDS encoding DUF4089 domain-containing protein, protein MNNANEFVEIMAEAVGLPIPAEYRESVVANMERIHTVAQLVLEFPLPEEIEAAPVFEP, encoded by the coding sequence ATGAACAACGCAAACGAATTTGTCGAAATCATGGCTGAAGCGGTTGGTTTGCCGATTCCAGCGGAGTACCGTGAGAGCGTGGTTGCCAATATGGAACGCATTCACACGGTCGCGCAGTTGGTGCTAGAGTTTCCGTTACCCGAAGAAATCGAAGCCGCCCCGGTATTTGAACCATGA
- a CDS encoding DUF1361 domain-containing protein produces the protein MLDLPLKSLVAQALHTLYHNVDWMGWNLFLAVIPLVLSVWLFRQVQVGNSTLTLPGGAIERRHRSPLWWFGVAVFIAFLPNAPYILTDIIHFVRWVRAGSSIWTVALVYVPLFFLFLFAGFEAYVMSLLNVGHYLKQRGLRRYIFPVELSIHLLSAIGIYLGRFLRFNSWNLLTNWNDVVDSVFDAMFAKEPLMTMVLTFIILTVLYALLKPVHFSLSDYWKLRPKRERQDFVIPHS, from the coding sequence ATGCTGGACTTGCCGCTTAAGTCTCTTGTCGCCCAAGCGCTGCATACGCTCTATCACAACGTCGATTGGATGGGCTGGAATCTGTTTCTTGCCGTCATTCCGCTAGTCCTGAGTGTATGGTTATTTCGGCAGGTGCAAGTTGGCAATTCGACCCTAACTTTGCCGGGTGGCGCGATCGAGCGTCGGCATCGCTCTCCCCTGTGGTGGTTTGGGGTTGCGGTGTTCATTGCCTTTCTGCCGAACGCGCCTTATATTCTCACGGATATTATTCATTTTGTCAGATGGGTGCGGGCGGGTTCGTCGATCTGGACGGTTGCACTGGTTTATGTGCCGCTTTTCTTTTTGTTTCTTTTCGCGGGGTTCGAGGCGTATGTGATGTCGCTGCTGAATGTGGGGCACTACCTGAAGCAGCGAGGACTGAGACGATATATTTTTCCGGTTGAACTATCGATTCATTTGCTGAGCGCGATCGGGATTTATCTAGGACGATTTCTGCGGTTTAATAGCTGGAACCTGCTGACGAATTGGAATGATGTTGTCGATAGCGTATTTGATGCGATGTTTGCAAAGGAACCATTGATGACAATGGTGTTAACATTCATCATTCTCACAGTGCTTTATGCGTTGCTGAAACCTGTTCATTTTTCATTGTCAGACTACTGGAAACTTCGTCCGAAGCGGGAGCGACAGGATTTCGTAATTCCTCACTCTTGA
- the psaK gene encoding photosystem I reaction center subunit PsaK: MDLVNCFDLARFRRKTLLYSTLLATMPRTVEWTPAVGLVMTLCCLFSVAIGRFAIKNRGVGPKLPLESPALFEGFGFPELLGTMSLGHVIGAGVILGLSNAGVL; this comes from the coding sequence ATGGATCTTGTGAATTGTTTCGATTTAGCAAGATTCAGGAGAAAAACGTTGCTTTACTCAACACTACTTGCCACAATGCCCCGAACCGTCGAATGGACACCTGCGGTTGGCTTGGTCATGACGCTGTGCTGTTTGTTTTCGGTTGCGATCGGACGCTTTGCGATCAAAAATCGCGGCGTGGGTCCGAAATTACCGTTAGAGTCACCCGCCTTATTTGAAGGCTTTGGATTTCCCGAACTGCTTGGAACAATGAGCTTAGGTCATGTGATTGGTGCAGGTGTGATTCTTGGACTTAGTAACGCTGGCGTTTTGTAG
- the radC gene encoding DNA repair protein RadC codes for MTYSLRIADLPESERPRERLIAQGARTLSTAELLAILLSTGSGKLSAVGLGQYILKELSQHERDPLSALREVSIAELTKVPGVGTAKATTILAAIELGKRVYQSRPPEKTVIDDPNVAAAALSHELMWQTTERFAVLILDVKNRLIATQVITIGTATETLAHPREIFREVIRQGGTRAIVAHNHPSGNTEPSTEDIALTRQLFEGARFLGIPILDHLILGNGTHLSLRQTTALWNEVPQGI; via the coding sequence ATGACTTATTCGCTTCGCATTGCTGATCTTCCAGAGAGTGAACGTCCGCGCGAACGTCTGATCGCCCAAGGTGCAAGAACACTTTCAACGGCAGAGCTTTTAGCTATCTTGCTCAGCACGGGTTCAGGAAAGCTCTCAGCCGTTGGATTGGGGCAGTACATCCTCAAGGAACTAAGTCAGCATGAGCGCGATCCTCTGAGTGCGCTGCGTGAGGTGAGCATTGCAGAACTGACCAAAGTTCCAGGAGTGGGAACGGCAAAGGCGACGACAATTTTAGCGGCGATCGAGCTTGGCAAACGAGTGTATCAATCCCGCCCACCGGAAAAAACTGTGATTGATGATCCAAATGTTGCTGCTGCTGCGCTCAGTCACGAATTGATGTGGCAAACCACAGAGCGATTTGCAGTTTTGATTCTAGACGTAAAAAACCGGCTGATTGCAACGCAGGTAATTACGATCGGCACTGCAACCGAGACGTTAGCCCACCCCCGCGAAATTTTTCGAGAAGTGATTCGGCAAGGAGGAACGCGAGCGATCGTCGCGCATAATCATCCATCTGGAAACACTGAACCTAGTACCGAAGACATCGCCCTAACCCGTCAATTATTCGAAGGCGCTCGATTCCTTGGCATCCCGATTTTAGATCACCTAATTTTAGGTAATGGCACACACTTAAGTTTGAGGCAAACCACTGCACTCTGGAATGAAGTTCCACAAGGCATATAA
- a CDS encoding thioredoxin domain-containing protein: MPNRLIQAQSLYLRKHAYNPIEWWAWGDDAIEQARRDNKIIFLSIGYSSCHWCTVMEGEAFSDPTIAQYLNENYLPIKVDREERPDIDSIYMQALQMMTGQGGWPLNIFLTPDDLAPFYGGTYFPVDAKYGRPGFLHVLQTLRRLYDDDRARLDAVKAEILTNLQNSVLLPTQTLSEALLKEGLEYSTGIVSAQMPGTRFPMIPYADAALHAVRFGFERYNAREATTRRGLDLALGGIFDQVAGGFHRYTVDPTWTVPHFEKMLYDNGQIVEYLANLWGSGVQEPAFERAIVKTVEWLKREMTAPEGYFYAAQDADSFVTPEDAEPEEGAFYVWSYEELQRSLSSEELTALSEQFTIEPRGNFEGKIVLQRQHPGQLSDTVETAFDKLFELRYGACIGETFPPARDAEEAKSIAWSGRIPAVTDTKMIVAWNSLMISGLARSYAVFRDLEALELATQAATFILQNQWINDRFHRINYNGSVEVLAQSEDFALFIKALLDLHQVTRSIQSEAPENQIDWLAEAIRIQAEFDQYLWSDGLSGYYNTAKDASRDLLIRERNYVDNATPSANGIAIANLVRLSLLTENLDYFDRAEQTLQAFASVMEQSPSACPTLFTALDWFRNQTLIRSTADRIATLETQYLPTTAFRVMETLPEDAIALVCQGLSCKEPARTQEQFIQQIQQSQNRYATGLG, translated from the coding sequence GCTCAGAGTCTTTATTTGCGGAAACATGCTTATAATCCGATCGAGTGGTGGGCATGGGGCGATGATGCGATCGAGCAAGCCCGCCGCGACAATAAGATTATCTTTTTATCAATTGGTTACTCTTCTTGTCACTGGTGTACGGTGATGGAGGGAGAAGCGTTTTCAGACCCGACGATCGCGCAGTATCTGAATGAAAACTATCTGCCGATTAAGGTCGATCGCGAGGAACGCCCCGATATTGATAGCATCTATATGCAGGCGCTTCAGATGATGACGGGGCAAGGGGGCTGGCCCTTAAACATCTTTCTGACACCGGATGATCTTGCACCGTTTTATGGTGGAACTTACTTTCCAGTTGATGCAAAGTACGGTAGGCCCGGATTTCTGCATGTGTTGCAGACTTTGCGGCGATTGTATGATGACGATCGTGCTCGATTGGATGCCGTAAAAGCTGAGATTTTGACGAACTTACAGAACTCGGTGCTGCTTCCAACTCAAACACTGAGTGAAGCATTGTTAAAAGAGGGGTTGGAGTACAGCACCGGAATTGTTTCAGCCCAGATGCCGGGAACGCGGTTTCCGATGATTCCCTATGCAGATGCGGCGCTTCATGCGGTGCGGTTTGGGTTTGAGCGATACAATGCTCGCGAAGCGACTACACGGCGCGGATTAGACCTTGCGCTCGGTGGCATTTTTGATCAGGTTGCGGGCGGTTTTCATCGCTACACGGTTGATCCGACTTGGACAGTTCCGCACTTTGAAAAGATGCTGTATGACAACGGGCAGATTGTTGAGTATCTTGCAAATCTTTGGGGATCGGGAGTACAAGAGCCAGCCTTTGAAAGAGCGATCGTCAAAACAGTCGAATGGCTCAAACGCGAGATGACTGCACCGGAAGGTTATTTTTATGCTGCACAAGACGCAGATAGTTTTGTCACTCCCGAAGATGCAGAACCCGAAGAAGGAGCATTCTATGTTTGGAGCTATGAGGAATTACAGCGATCGCTCTCTTCCGAAGAGTTAACTGCGCTTTCAGAACAATTCACGATCGAGCCTAGAGGCAACTTTGAAGGGAAAATCGTGCTTCAGCGTCAGCATCCCGGTCAGCTCTCGGACACTGTAGAGACTGCATTCGATAAGTTATTTGAACTGCGATATGGTGCTTGCATCGGTGAAACCTTTCCGCCTGCGCGAGACGCTGAAGAAGCGAAATCCATTGCGTGGTCAGGTCGAATTCCAGCCGTCACCGACACAAAAATGATTGTTGCTTGGAATAGCTTAATGATTTCGGGATTGGCGCGATCGTACGCAGTATTCCGCGATTTAGAAGCATTAGAATTAGCCACTCAAGCTGCAACATTCATCTTGCAGAATCAATGGATCAACGATCGCTTTCATCGAATTAACTACAATGGCTCAGTTGAGGTTCTCGCACAGTCCGAAGATTTCGCATTATTCATCAAAGCATTGTTAGATTTGCATCAAGTCACCCGGAGCATTCAATCCGAAGCGCCGGAAAATCAAATTGATTGGTTAGCTGAAGCCATTCGGATTCAAGCGGAGTTTGATCAGTATCTTTGGAGCGATGGATTAAGTGGTTATTACAACACTGCTAAAGATGCCAGTCGAGACTTACTGATTCGAGAAAGAAACTATGTAGACAACGCCACACCTTCTGCAAATGGAATTGCGATCGCGAACTTAGTCCGCTTGTCTCTGCTAACTGAGAATTTAGATTACTTCGATCGTGCCGAACAAACGTTACAAGCTTTTGCCAGTGTGATGGAACAATCGCCCTCGGCTTGTCCGACCTTGTTTACTGCACTCGATTGGTTCCGCAATCAAACCTTAATTCGGAGTACAGCCGATCGAATTGCAACACTAGAAACACAGTATCTCCCAACAACCGCATTTAGGGTGATGGAGACATTGCCGGAAGATGCGATCGCGCTTGTCTGCCAAGGTTTAAGCTGCAAAGAACCTGCCCGAACTCAGGAACAATTCATTCAGCAAATCCAGCAAAGCCAGAATAGATACGCTACCGGATTGGGATAA
- the hisH gene encoding imidazole glycerol phosphate synthase subunit HisH has protein sequence MPTIAVVDYDMGNLHSACKGLDNAGAATLITDSAKEIEQADAVVLPGVGSFDPAVQHLRSRDLVQPIKDAIDSGKPFLGICLGLQILFESSEEGKEPGLGIVPGTVKRFKPEPGLTIPHMGWNQLQFTQPDCSLWQNLGAAPWVYFVHSYYVEPSDPSVRAATITHGTQTVTAAIARENLMAVQFHPEKSSTAGLQLLSNFVQLVNQRQLLKL, from the coding sequence ATGCCGACGATCGCTGTTGTCGATTATGACATGGGGAATTTGCACTCTGCTTGTAAAGGATTAGACAACGCAGGCGCAGCCACGCTCATCACGGATTCTGCCAAAGAAATTGAGCAAGCCGATGCGGTGGTGCTTCCCGGTGTGGGTTCATTCGATCCAGCCGTTCAGCACTTGCGATCGCGGGATTTAGTGCAACCGATCAAAGATGCGATCGACAGTGGTAAACCCTTTTTAGGCATTTGTTTAGGATTGCAAATTCTCTTTGAATCGAGCGAAGAAGGCAAAGAACCCGGATTAGGCATTGTTCCTGGAACTGTTAAACGCTTCAAGCCGGAACCTGGATTAACCATTCCGCACATGGGCTGGAACCAGCTTCAATTCACACAACCGGATTGTTCTCTGTGGCAGAACTTAGGCGCAGCTCCTTGGGTGTATTTTGTGCATTCTTACTATGTTGAACCGAGTGATCCAAGCGTTCGTGCCGCAACAATTACACATGGAACACAAACGGTTACAGCCGCGATCGCTCGTGAGAATCTCATGGCTGTTCAGTTTCATCCAGAGAAATCCTCCACGGCTGGATTACAGCTTTTATCGAATTTCGTGCAGTTGGTGAATCAACGTCAGCTATTAAAGCTATAG
- a CDS encoding cytochrome c encodes MNQQLVKSEGSPQKLLTIALVVCFAIVLSLLGANQLHRTDPYVQEVLSIPGDAIQGHAIFQINCAGCHGIMADGKVGPSLKNVSSRKSRTRLIEQVISGQTPPMPKFQPSPQEMADLLEYLESL; translated from the coding sequence TTGAACCAGCAGCTTGTCAAATCTGAAGGGTCGCCCCAAAAATTACTCACGATCGCGCTCGTCGTGTGTTTTGCGATCGTGCTGTCGCTTCTGGGTGCAAACCAACTTCATCGGACTGATCCCTATGTGCAGGAAGTTCTCTCGATTCCAGGGGATGCCATCCAGGGTCATGCCATCTTTCAAATTAACTGTGCAGGTTGTCACGGAATCATGGCAGATGGCAAAGTGGGGCCGAGTTTGAAAAATGTCTCTAGTCGCAAGTCGCGTACTCGCTTGATAGAGCAGGTGATCAGCGGACAAACGCCTCCAATGCCCAAGTTCCAGCCCAGTCCCCAAGAGATGGCAGACCTGCTGGAATATCTAGAAAGTTTATGA
- the rsmD gene encoding 16S rRNA (guanine(966)-N(2))-methyltransferase RsmD — MSLRIYGNRPIKTLPGQDTRPTLARVREAVFNIWQGSIEGCRWLDLCTGSGSMGAEALCRGASLVIGIEQSAPACRIIEQNWKQVAQSEQSYQVSRGDVVKRLANLSGQQFDRIYFDPPYDSELYVPVLNAIATLNLLAQDGELAVEHRPGATFDTPLTIVRQKRYGNTALTFYQTS, encoded by the coding sequence ATGAGCCTGAGAATTTACGGCAATCGACCTATAAAAACACTTCCAGGTCAAGACACTCGCCCGACTTTAGCAAGAGTGCGCGAAGCCGTGTTTAATATTTGGCAAGGGTCGATCGAGGGATGTCGCTGGCTAGATCTTTGTACAGGAAGTGGATCGATGGGAGCCGAGGCTTTGTGTCGAGGCGCTTCATTGGTGATTGGTATCGAACAATCTGCGCCTGCTTGTCGAATTATTGAGCAAAATTGGAAACAAGTGGCTCAATCCGAGCAGTCTTATCAAGTGTCGCGTGGGGATGTGGTCAAGCGATTAGCGAATCTATCTGGACAACAGTTCGATCGCATCTATTTCGATCCGCCCTACGATAGTGAATTGTATGTTCCGGTATTGAATGCGATCGCAACACTCAACCTACTTGCTCAAGACGGTGAACTGGCAGTCGAACATCGTCCGGGTGCTACCTTTGACACTCCTTTAACGATTGTTCGTCAAAAACGATACGGTAACACTGCACTCACGTTCTATCAAACATCATGA
- a CDS encoding family 10 glycosylhydrolase, whose protein sequence is MRRAWILGLLIAVLTIAPSAFSQPKLTDIQNHWARSCVESLSQKSIIRGFPNNQFRPDDPVTRSQFAAMVVNAFPDQMSAPTRAPIQFRDVPANFWAQDAIQKAYRSNFFSGFEDGTFRPNLEIPRVQALTALANGLKLKPTNEIELTNKTFADLRDIPNYAKSAIAATTERKIAVNFPNVQRLNPNRTATRGEIAAFLCQARSDTKGLISDRYLPNPERQAREIRGVWLTNIDSDVLFDQSKLSNAVNELARLNFNTLYPTVWNWGYTLYPSQVMKRDVGLAIDPRPVAAGLQNRDMLKEMITEAHQKGMAVIPWFEFGFMAPKDSELAQKHRDWWTQKRDGSTDYESAALDRVQIPVWFNPFKPEVQQFILNLVTEVVDNYDVDGIQFDDHFGLPVAFGYDDYTVNLYKQEHNGKAPPDNAKDPEWSRWRSDKLQAFLAKLFQTVKARKNKVLISLSPLDLPYAYENFLVDWDKWRQAGLIEEVIPQIYFQGQKFDDRINPNTWKTLRAARDHIPTAIGILSGLSSTPRPIDELQRQVKAVRDQGYAGMSFFFYETLWNKSPEPIDQRKSGWQSIFKQKVQRVSLVNP, encoded by the coding sequence ATGCGACGCGCTTGGATTCTTGGATTGTTGATAGCTGTGTTAACGATCGCACCTTCGGCTTTCTCCCAGCCAAAATTAACCGACATTCAAAATCATTGGGCGCGATCGTGCGTTGAATCTCTGTCGCAAAAATCAATCATTCGTGGATTTCCGAACAATCAGTTCCGACCGGACGATCCAGTGACTCGATCGCAGTTTGCTGCAATGGTCGTGAATGCTTTTCCAGACCAAATGAGTGCTCCCACCCGCGCACCGATTCAATTCCGAGATGTACCCGCAAATTTCTGGGCGCAAGATGCCATTCAAAAAGCGTATCGATCGAACTTTTTCTCCGGCTTTGAAGACGGAACCTTTCGACCCAATCTAGAAATTCCTAGAGTACAAGCCTTAACCGCACTAGCCAACGGATTAAAGCTTAAGCCGACCAATGAAATCGAGCTAACAAACAAAACATTTGCCGATCTTCGGGATATTCCGAACTATGCGAAAAGCGCGATCGCAGCCACAACCGAGCGCAAGATCGCAGTCAACTTTCCCAATGTTCAACGCCTCAACCCCAATCGAACTGCAACCCGTGGCGAAATTGCAGCGTTCCTCTGCCAAGCTCGATCCGACACCAAAGGCTTGATCAGCGATCGCTATCTTCCCAACCCTGAACGACAAGCAAGAGAAATTCGCGGCGTTTGGTTAACCAACATTGATAGTGATGTGTTGTTCGATCAGAGTAAGTTGAGCAATGCAGTCAACGAACTTGCGCGATTGAACTTCAACACACTCTATCCAACCGTTTGGAACTGGGGTTATACGCTTTATCCAAGCCAAGTGATGAAGCGAGATGTTGGACTTGCGATCGACCCGCGCCCAGTTGCCGCAGGATTGCAAAACCGGGACATGCTCAAAGAAATGATCACCGAAGCGCACCAGAAAGGAATGGCTGTCATTCCCTGGTTTGAGTTCGGATTCATGGCTCCTAAAGATTCGGAGTTGGCGCAAAAACATCGCGACTGGTGGACACAAAAGCGCGACGGCTCAACCGATTACGAATCCGCAGCGCTCGATCGTGTTCAGATTCCTGTTTGGTTTAATCCCTTTAAACCAGAAGTTCAACAATTCATTCTCAATCTCGTTACCGAAGTTGTTGATAACTACGATGTCGATGGCATTCAGTTTGATGATCACTTTGGCTTACCCGTTGCATTCGGCTATGACGATTACACTGTGAATCTCTACAAGCAAGAACACAACGGAAAAGCTCCACCTGACAATGCTAAAGATCCAGAATGGTCGAGATGGCGATCGGACAAACTCCAAGCTTTCCTAGCGAAACTGTTTCAAACCGTCAAAGCCCGAAAAAACAAGGTTCTGATCTCGCTTTCACCGCTCGATCTGCCTTACGCCTACGAGAACTTTCTAGTCGATTGGGACAAGTGGCGACAAGCAGGACTAATCGAAGAAGTGATCCCGCAAATCTATTTTCAGGGGCAGAAATTCGACGATCGCATCAATCCCAACACTTGGAAGACCTTACGTGCTGCCCGTGATCACATTCCAACCGCAATCGGGATCTTAAGCGGATTGTCCAGCACCCCACGCCCGATCGACGAACTCCAACGACAAGTCAAAGCCGTTCGAGATCAAGGCTATGCAGGAATGTCGTTCTTCTTCTACGAAACGCTTTGGAACAAATCGCCTGAACCGATCGATCAACGAAAATCAGGCTGGCAGAGCATATTCAAGCAGAAAGTTCAGCGAGTGAGTCTCGTTAATCCCTAA
- a CDS encoding AtzE family amidohydrolase produces MNIPDATQTAIVVRNREVAAKSVTAAALAQIAEHNQTYNCFTTVLSESALEAADRIDQKIAAGEDPGALAGVPFAVKDLFDVAGIPTFAGSKINAEKPPATQDAALIKRLKEAGAVLVGALNMDEFAYGFTTENAHYGATRNPHDLGRSAGGSSGGSAAAIAAGLVPFSLGSDTNGSIRVPASFCGIFGLKPTYGRLSRAGAYPFVGSLDHVGPFARSVRDLALLFDVMQGHDPSDPVCTARSPEFCLPELSKGSEGLRIAIADDYFARGGEPEVFAAVEQVAQALGVTRRITLPAPGQARAAAFVITATEGANLHFEELRTRSQDFDFAVRDRLLAGALVPGHWYVQAQRFRQWFRDQVREIFQEVDIILAPATPCVAPRIGQQTMTLDGQEMLVRPNLGMFTQPLSFIGLPIVSVPVKRSGLPIGVQIIAAPYQEALVLRVAAELEAKGIVEAPVVDR; encoded by the coding sequence ATGAACATTCCTGACGCGACTCAAACCGCGATCGTCGTCCGCAACCGAGAAGTCGCCGCTAAATCGGTGACAGCCGCCGCCCTTGCTCAAATTGCAGAACACAACCAAACTTACAACTGCTTCACGACGGTTTTATCCGAGTCGGCGCTAGAAGCTGCCGATCGCATCGATCAAAAAATTGCCGCAGGAGAAGATCCAGGTGCGTTAGCAGGTGTTCCTTTTGCGGTGAAAGATCTGTTCGATGTCGCCGGAATTCCAACTTTCGCAGGCTCGAAAATTAATGCAGAGAAACCTCCAGCCACTCAAGATGCTGCGTTAATCAAACGCTTGAAGGAAGCGGGAGCCGTCTTGGTTGGAGCGCTCAACATGGATGAATTTGCCTACGGCTTCACCACCGAGAACGCGCATTACGGAGCAACTCGCAATCCGCACGATCTTGGTCGTAGCGCAGGCGGATCATCAGGAGGATCAGCCGCCGCGATCGCCGCCGGATTAGTCCCCTTTAGCTTGGGGTCTGATACGAACGGTTCGATCCGGGTTCCTGCGTCGTTTTGTGGCATCTTTGGGCTGAAACCAACGTATGGACGGCTATCGAGAGCGGGAGCCTATCCGTTTGTGGGCAGCTTGGATCATGTCGGCCCGTTTGCCCGATCAGTGCGAGATCTTGCCCTCTTGTTTGACGTGATGCAGGGGCATGATCCGAGCGATCCGGTTTGTACAGCGCGATCGCCGGAGTTCTGCTTGCCGGAGCTTTCTAAAGGTAGTGAGGGATTGAGGATTGCGATCGCGGATGACTATTTTGCCAGAGGCGGCGAACCAGAGGTGTTTGCTGCTGTCGAACAAGTTGCACAAGCGCTAGGCGTGACTCGTCGTATAACCTTACCCGCACCAGGGCAAGCGCGAGCCGCAGCCTTTGTGATTACGGCAACGGAAGGAGCAAATTTACATTTTGAGGAGCTACGCACCCGATCGCAGGATTTTGATTTTGCCGTGCGCGATCGGCTGCTTGCAGGGGCATTAGTGCCGGGACACTGGTACGTACAAGCGCAGCGATTTCGGCAGTGGTTTCGCGATCAAGTTCGCGAAATTTTTCAAGAAGTGGATATTATTTTGGCTCCGGCGACTCCCTGTGTTGCACCCCGCATCGGGCAGCAAACGATGACCTTAGACGGGCAGGAAATGTTAGTGCGTCCGAATTTGGGGATGTTTACTCAGCCGTTGTCGTTTATTGGGTTGCCGATCGTTTCGGTTCCGGTCAAGCGATCGGGACTCCCGATCGGTGTCCAAATCATCGCGGCTCCATATCAAGAAGCGCTAGTGCTGCGGGTTGCGGCAGAGTTAGAGGCGAAGGGAATCGTTGAGGCTCCGGTCGTCGATCGTTAA
- a CDS encoding peptidase C15: protein MKILLTSFTTWMEHQRSNASDDLIQAILDRERFHPNCHFLRQLPVDFELAPKQTIAKINEIQPDVTICCGMAESRQCLSLESNGKFQSEILRSRLDLKHLMESTIATEISHDAGNFVCNYLYYCVLKHLESLNRHCIFIHVPVLTTENTEIIVQDFLNILDRICIQ, encoded by the coding sequence ATGAAAATCTTATTGACTTCGTTTACAACTTGGATGGAGCATCAACGATCGAATGCTTCCGATGATTTGATTCAAGCCATCTTAGATCGAGAGCGCTTTCACCCAAATTGCCATTTTCTTAGACAGCTTCCGGTTGATTTTGAGCTTGCACCGAAGCAAACGATCGCGAAAATTAATGAGATTCAACCTGACGTTACGATCTGTTGTGGAATGGCAGAATCTCGACAGTGTTTATCGCTTGAATCAAATGGAAAGTTTCAGAGTGAAATTCTACGATCGCGACTTGATCTAAAGCACTTGATGGAATCAACGATCGCCACCGAAATCAGTCATGATGCTGGAAATTTTGTCTGTAATTATCTGTATTACTGTGTTCTCAAACATTTAGAAAGCCTAAATCGACACTGTATCTTCATTCATGTGCCAGTTTTAACCACTGAGAATACAGAAATTATTGTTCAGGATTTTTTGAACATTCTCGATCGAATTTGCATCCAATAA
- the petG gene encoding cytochrome b6-f complex subunit PetG — MVEPILLGIVLGLVPVTLAGLFVAAYTQYRRGNQLNL; from the coding sequence ATGGTTGAGCCAATTTTGCTGGGTATTGTATTGGGACTTGTGCCCGTTACCTTGGCGGGTCTGTTTGTTGCTGCTTACACGCAATATCGTCGCGGCAATCAGCTGAACCTCTAA